In Strigops habroptila isolate Jane chromosome 6, bStrHab1.2.pri, whole genome shotgun sequence, a single genomic region encodes these proteins:
- the LOC115609338 gene encoding plectin-like — protein sequence MGKVKNLEQMLEDVKKQKFQVEQELPRLKEAAEKERKKQQKDMEEIRLQKTRAEQEAKQCRRDLENIEKEKADAEEELEHVRQLILQAETQRSILEENLRAFRNQIEESAFTRRNLEEHLRRKDTNLHDLEQQKRKLMEELKKKTEGEEKFMKLIKQMEQDLEFKGSLLEIKMQEREKTEARGKVVEGRYSVTRETSLPTLTAGQGSQCRTDSEITSFQKKQEARKVEEFKQKVDELILANRKADKTIKDLKYELNEIELQKSSTEEKSRLLKEKLDKVNSELKCLKIKLEEKDQVEQGYLQRLKELDKQLHRTTDKAEEVMQEAIDLKKIKMNYQEELKSLQQEKAQLKREVEELTRSKTKSEITIKHLNSQICSLQKEKLAAEHKTQSCKGEANNLQDQYEKIQEQLLQKTKVEKENQQEIQMLKNELAKSNQVSETLKRKIEDLNKWNTDTKLLMKQIQSESEKMTLEKQSIQRKNDALKSLADGFKEQLHTTNEQLHKQTIMEQEFICKIKSLEVDLAKAKDVANEYKQKCDKQNASTLTTDREVKNLNAQINALTMEKRLSEQKIQLQQAHIQELSSKLKKLQDELHQKTLDEQMARKMMILFQEESIKFKHSAEEFRKKVEKLLESHSITEKDISDIKLECVALQQEKHMAEENIMLYKVQMEDLQERLKKCHEQLQQGKQAEMDYQQKCRRLEEELEAQKRMVESLKQKMDLQLRESEHRFLLFQNEVHQNNKLQDCGFKLSCERRGNDFNYLSDTTAREFEQLPPHAKPSSPLLRQKQERPGFKSDQIEGNTLYMSADDRMPREVEFQMSRINQSGEENSSPQSFTELISQTSTHFEITFDKGSQISGTSEWDTLRNRNLHSSRQTIRHGEDMKHELGVVKLHPLEVHTTFCEGLPF from the coding sequence ATGGGAAAGGTAAAAAACCTTGAGCAGATGTTGGAGGatgtgaagaaacaaaaattccaAGTGGAACAGGAGCTTCCTAGACTTaaggaagctgcagaaaaagagcggaagaagcagcaaaaggacATGGAAGAGATCCGTCTTCAGAAGACCAGGGCTGAGCAAGAGGCAAAACAGTGTCGTAGGGATCTAGAGAACattgagaaagagaaagcagatgcagaggAGGAGTTGGAGCATGTAAGGCAGCTCATTTTGCAGGCAGAGACTCAAAGAAGTATACTGGAAGAAAACCTTCGTGCTTTTCGAAATCAAATAGAAGAAAGCGCCTTTACCAGAAGAAACCTTGAAGAGCATCTAAGAAGAAAAGATACTAATCTTCATGATTTAgagcaacaaaaaagaaaattaatggaagagctgaagaaaaaaacagaaggagaggagaaatttATGAAACTGATAAAGCAAATGGAACAAGACCTTGAATTTAAAGGGAGCCTATTGGAAATAAAGatgcaagagagagagaagactGAAGCCAGAGGGAAAGTCGTTGAAGGCAGGTACTCTGTAACTAGAGAAACTTCCCTGCCAACTTTGACAGCTGGGCAAGGCAGCCAGTGTAGGACTGATTCTGAAATTACAAGTTTCCAGAAGAAGCAAGAAGCCAGAAAGGTAGAAGAGTTTAAACAAAAGGTAGATGAGCTAATCCTTGCTAACAGGAAAGCTGATAAAACTATTAAAGACCTGAAATATGAACTGAATGAAATTGAGCTTCAGAAATCGtcaacagaagaaaagtctcgtttattaaaagaaaaactagaCAAAGTCAATAGTGAACTTAAATGCCTAAAAATCAAGTTGGAGGAAAAAGACCAAGTAGAGCAGGGATATTTGCAACGGCTGAAAGAACTGGACAAGCAACTACATAGAACCACAGATAAAGCTGAAGAGGTGATGCAAGAAGCTATAGATcttaagaaaattaagatgaaCTATCAGGAGGAGCTGAAATCCCTTCAGCAAGAAAAGGCacaattaaaaagagaagtagAGGAACTAACTAGGTCAAAGACAAAAAGTGAAATCACTATCAAACATTTAAATTCACAAATCTGTTCTCTTCAAAAAGAGAAGCTGGCAGCTGAACACAAAACACAGTCATGCAAAGGAGAAGCAAATAATCTTCAAGACCAATATGAGAAAATTCAAGAACAGTTGcttcaaaaaacaaaagtagagaaagaaaaccagcaggaaatTCAGATGCTGAAGAATGAATTAGCCAAAAGTAATCAGGTGTCAGAAACATTGAAACGAAAGATAGAAGACCTTAATAAATGGAACACTGACACAAAACTACTGATGAAGCAAATTCAGTCTGAATCGGAGAAGATGactttggaaaaacaaagtattcagagaaaaaatgatGCATTAAAATCCCTAGCAGATGGTTTCAAAGAACAACTGCATACAACAAATGAACAATTgcacaaacaaacaataatGGAGCAAGAATTCATATGTAAAATCAAAAGCCTAGAAGTCGATCtagcaaaagcaaaagatgtAGCTAAtgaatataaacaaaaatgcGATAAACAAAATGCTTCCACCCTAACCACTGACCGGGAGGTTAAAAATCTAAATGCCCAAATAAATGCTCTAACTATGGAAAAGAGATTGAGTGAGCAGAAGATACAACTACAACAAGCTCATATACAAGAGCTAagtagtaaattaaaaaaattacaggatGAACTCCATCAAAAGACTCTGGATGAACAAATGGCACGCAAGATGATGATTCTGTTTCAGGAAGAATCCATTAAATTTAAACACTCTGCAGAggaatttaggaaaaaagttgaaaaattaCTGGAATCCcatagcatcacagaaaagGATATTTCTGACATAAAACTAGAATGTGTTGCtcttcagcaggaaaagcatATGGCTGAGGAAAACATCATGCTGTACAAGGTACAGATGGAAGATCTGCAAGAAAGGCTTAAAAAATGTCATGAACAACTACAGCAAGGGAAGCAGGCTGAAATGGACTATCAGCAGAAGTGCAGGAGACTTGAAGAAGAATTGGAAGCACAGAAGCGCATGGTTGAGagcttgaaacagaaaatggatCTGCAGCTCAGAGAGAGTGAACAtaggtttcttttgtttcagaatgaaGTTCACCAAAATAATAAACTTCAAGATTGTGGATTCAAACTGAGCTGTGAGAGAAGAGGGAATGATTTCAATTACCTGAGTGACACCACAGCTCGAGAGTTTGAGCAGCTTCCTCCACATGCAAAACCTAGCTCACCTTTGTTaaggcagaagcaggagagaCCAGGTTTTAAATCTGATCAGATAGAAGGAAATACATTGTACATGAGTGCTGATGATAGGATGCCGAGAGAGGTGGAGTTCCAGATGTCAAGAATAAACCAATCGGGAGAAGAAAATTCAAGCCCACAATCTTTTACGGAGTTGATTTCTCAAACGAGTACACACTTTGAGATAACTTTCGATAAAGGAAGCCAAATATCTGGAACATCTGAATGGGATACATTGAGAAACAGGAACCTACACAGTTCCAGACAAACTATTAgacatggagaagacatgaaaCATGAATTGGGAGTGGTAAAACTGCATCCCTTGGAGGTACACACTACCTTTTGTGAGGGTTTGCCTTTCTAG
- the LOC116915270 gene encoding plectin-like: protein MHVEVTTLNQENDKTFGNEERMLEGYKTSERFRKEDFAKLSSFLGRESLKTVDDATQLEYFTEEYDNIKFQGLRHDVTARQLIEVKLLDRLTVEQLLSGQKTIDEVQKSLEKFLTKPTAIAGLYLESSKEILSFAAAAKRRIIGKALALALLEAQAATGFIIDPTTGQKFSVDDSVIRGLADTEFKSRLHEAEKAVLGYCCSGKVMSVYQAMEARLLERQKGKNILEAQIASGGVIDPVRSVRVPPETAVQLGLLNNTTLKFLHEPSSNAKCFHNPNNRKAMYYCDLLKMCLFSVSGKCFLLPVGERKISSPSAEKSHKISVVDVETGAEMTSYEAYQKNCVDKATYLELSKQEFDWRESTCFDSDGNSFLLLTDLKTGVQFNIEETLNQGRIGRALVNKYKEGLITANEFGDILASSSQPNKDLNSPVAGFWLSETNERIPVLKASRKNLVDRVTALRCLEAQVGTGGIIDPFTGKKYSVSEALQRELIDDGCVKHMQQCELIFTGIIHPVKNTVTSAVEAMNLNAVDKEMGMRCLEYQYLTGGLIDPKSHSRLTMENAIKNGIIDAVTATKMKDEKLHVKVLTCPKTKKKITYKEALERAVFDCHTGLRLLEAAQPMKTGISSLYYNS from the coding sequence ATGCATGTTGAAGTCACAACATTAAACCAAGAAAATGACAAGACTTTTGGTAATGAAGAGAGAATGCTTGAGGGATACAAAACATCCGAAAGGTTTAGGAAAGAAGACTTTGCAAAGTTGAGCTCTTTCTTAGGGAGAGAGAGTTTGAAAACTGTTGACGATGCTACTCAGTTGGAGTATTTCACGGAGGAATATGATAATATTAAATTTCAAGGTCTCCGACATGATGTAACTGCCAGACAGTTGATCGAAGTTAAACTTCTAGACAGGCTCACAGTTGAGCAGCTTCTCTCAGGGCAGAAAACTATTGATGAGGTTCAGAAAAGTCTTGAAAAATTTTTAACTAAACCCACAGCTATAGCTGGGCTGTACCTTGAATCCAGCAAAGAGATACTctcttttgctgcagcagcaaaaagaagaatCATAGGAAAAGCACTGGCATTAGCGTTATTAGAGGCCCAAGCAGCTACTGGTTTTATCATTGATCCCACAACAGGTCAGAAATTCTCTGTTGATGATTCGGTTATTAGAGGGCTTGCAGATACTGAATTCAAGAGTAGACTGCATGAGGCAGAGAAAGCTGTTTTGGGCTATTGCTGTTCTGGGAAAGTGATGTCTGTGTATCAGGCTATGGAAGCTCGACTcttagaaagacaaaaaggtaaaaatatccTCGAGGCTCAGATTGCAAGCGGGGGAGTCATTGATCCTGTAAGAAGTGTCCGTGTGCCTCCAGAAACCGCGGTGCAGCTCGGTTTGCTTAATAATACAACTTTAAAATTTCTGCATGAACCTTCTAgtaatgcaaaatgttttcacaatCCAAACAACAGGAAAGCAATGTACTACTGTGATCTgctgaaaatgtgtttatttagTGTAAGCGGtaaatgctttctgcttccagttggtgaaaggaaaataagcagcCCATCAGCAGAGAAAAGTCATAAAATTTCTGTGGTAGATGTCGAAACAGGAGCTGAAATGACTTCATATGAGGCCTATCAAAAAAATTGTGTTGATAAAGCTACATATCTTGAGCTTTCAAAACAGGAATTTGATTGGAGGGAGTCAACGTGTTTTGACTCTGATgggaattcttttcttttgcttacagATCTTAAAACTGGTGTACAGTTTAATATCGAGGAGACCTTAAATCAGGGTAGAATTGGCAGAGCATTAGTCAATAAATATAAGGAGGGTTTAATCACAGCTAATGAGTTCGGTGATATTTTAGCTAGCAGTTCACAGCCAAATAAAGATTTAAACAGTCCTGTTGCAGGGTTCTGGCTTTCTGAAACCAATGAAAGAATTCCAGTCTTAAAAGCCTCACGGAAAAACTTGGTAGATAGGGTTACTGCCCTCCGATGCCTTGAAGCTCAGGTTGGTACAGGAGGCATAATTGATCCGTTTACTGGGAAAAAGTACAGTGTTTCAGAAGCTTTGCAAAGGGAGTTAATCGATGATGGATGTGTCAAGCACATGCAGCAGTGTGAACTGATCTTCACTGGGATCATTCACCCTGTAAAGAACACAGTAACGTCAGCTGTTGAAGCTATGAACTTAAATGCTGTAGACAAAGAAATGGGCATGCGCTGCCTGGAGTATCAGTATTTGACTGGTGGGTTGATAGATCCAAAGTCTCATTCCAGATTGACAATGGAAAATGCAATCAAGAATGGTATTATTGATGCTGTCACAGCTACaaagatgaaagatgaaaaattgcATGTTAAAGTTTTAACATGCCCCAAAACAAAGAAGAAGATAACCTACAAAGAAGCTTTAGAGAGAGCTGTTTTTGATTGCCACACTGGGCTGCGACTGTTAGAAGCAGCTCAGCCCATGAAAACGGGAATTTCCAGTCTTTACTATAATTCATAA